A DNA window from Hoplias malabaricus isolate fHopMal1 chromosome 5, fHopMal1.hap1, whole genome shotgun sequence contains the following coding sequences:
- the LOC136696102 gene encoding adhesive plaque matrix protein-like isoform X1, translated as MLQKMLKLIVLLTAVMLSPVRFCQASIREEVSDRVIRHGTLVVGDQNKRKSSEMEGGFGVNPNHDGDTEGFQSDQPQDPVEHQMAQFKLQSLKPSVQCGDESMTLRMLGKTVPDFLVESGEGSPVPLSQVPARCGFSVKRARRDVLLIAKYDGCHISKEGDSYILPLRMWGAPVKMSCPVANPLTVTCSPSAMLIHIARSTGALTLKVMGEWEPLGKAVGKCKFTLEADASGWIVTAPYTSSCFKTKGTNRLLSVLCMYGELTLSCPVALGPTTTLPAEMPPHPQYQDPYGHSMLGPWPLYDHPPAPKIPTAAPTTTAPPPTKARADQPVWNPLQHVYAGHWPQQYGYPPAPKIPTAAPTAPPPTKARADQPVWNPLQHGYSGHWPHRYGYPFSHHRKPTAPPPTKARADQPVWDPLHAVAHWPHQYGYPPAPKIPTAAPTAPPPTKARADQPVWNPLQHGYSGHWPHRYGYPLSHHRKPTAPPPTKARADQPVWDPLHAVAHWPHQYGYPPAPKIPTPAPTTTAPPPTKARADQPVWNPLQHGWSGHWPHRYGYPLSHHRKPTAPPPTKARADQPVWDPFHAVAHWPHQYGYPPAPKIPTAAPTAPPPTKARADQPVWNPLQHGWSGHWPHRYGYPLSHHRKPTAPPPTKARADQPVWDPFHAVAHWPNQYGYPPAPKVPTAAPTTAPPPTKARADQPVWNPFQQGYVEYWSNQYGYPLSHPKSPTLPPQTTTSTTPAKPSIDQLWYPHDYSLPDSWQPYFGEAGATPSATVAASTTVKPPIVDQPISYDSSLGHVPYNPLSPVQSHSPPVPDQVGVHQKYQMPWMFYPHRYSGSQPVATSSAGSQSVPLSETAPEMKIPQQQPVYLTQLGSPCLPKAFGTNV; from the exons TGGAGCACCAGATGGCGCAGTTTAAACTGCAGAGTTTAAAGCCCTCTGTACAATGTGGTGATGAATCAATGACTCTTCGTATGCTGGGAAAAACAGTTCCTGACTTTTTGGTTGAAAGCG GTGAGGGGAGCCCAGtaccattatcacaagtgcCTGCCCGGTGTGGCTTCTCTGTGAAGAGGGCCCGCAGAGATGTTCTCCTCATTGCTAAGTACGATGGGTGTCATATCTCAAAGGAG GGGGACAGTTACATACTACCGCTGCGTATGTGGGGTGCTCCAGTGAAGATGTCCTGTCCTGTGGCCAATCCACTTACTGTCACTTGTTCCCCCTCTGCAATGTTGATTCATATTGCAAGATCTACTGGTGCCTTAACACTGAAAG tgATGGGAGAATGGGAGCCCCTGGGCAAAGCTGTTGGCAAATGTAAATTCACTTTGGAGGCTGATGCAAGTGGCTGGATTGTAACTGCTCCATATACTAGCAGCTGCTTCAAGACAAAG GGTACCAACAGGCTGCTGTCTGTGCTGTGTATGTATGGGGAGCTGACACTGTCCTGCCCAGTAGCTCTGGGCCCAACCACCACCCTGCCTGCTGAGATGCCACCACACCCTCAATATCAAGATCCTTATGGCCATTCCATGCTTGGGCCTTGGCCTCTGTATGACCATCCTCCTGCCCCTAAGATCCCCACAGCTGCTCCTACAACTACAGCTCCACCACCTACGAAAGCACGAGCTGATCAGCCAGTGTGGAATCCTCTTCAACATGTTTATGCTGGACATTGGCCACAACAATATGGGTATCCTCCTGCCCCCAAGATCCCCACAGCTGCTCCTACAGCTCCACCACCTACGAAAGCACGAGCTGATCAGCCAGTGTGGAATCCCCTTCAACATGGTTATTCTGGACATTGGCCACACCGCTATGGGTATCCCTTTTCCCATCACAGGAAACCTACAGCTCCACCACCTACCAAAGCACGAGCTGATCAGCCAGTGTGGGATCCTCTTCATGCTGTTGCACATTGGCCACATCAGTATGGGTATCCTCCTGCCCCCAAGATCCCCACAGCTGCTCCTACAGCTCCACCACCTACGAAAGCACGAGCTGATCAGCCAGTGTGGAATCCCCTTCAACATGGTTATTCTGGACATTGGCCACACCGCTATGGGTATCCCCTTTCCCATCACAGGAAACCTACAGCTCCACCACCTACGAAAGCAAGAGCTGATCAGCCAGTGTGGGATCCTCTTCATGCTGTTGCACATTGGCCACATCAGTATGGGTATCCTCCTGCCCCCAAGATCCCCACACCTGCTCCTACAACTACAGCTCCACCACCTACGAAAGCACGAGCTGATCAGCCAGTGTGGAATCCCCTTCAACATGGTTGGTCTGGACATTGGCCACACCGCTATGGGTATCCCCTTTCCCATCACAGGAAACCTACAGCTCCACCACCTACGAAAGCACGAGCTGATCAGCCAGTGTGGGATCCTTTTCATGCTGTTGCACATTGGCCACATCAGTATGGGTATCCTCCTGCCCCCAAGATCCCCACAGCTGCTCCTACAGCTCCACCACCTACCAAAGCACGAGCTGATCAGCCAGTGTGGAATCCCCTTCAACATGGTTGGTCTGGACATTGGCCACACCGCTATGGGTATCCCCTTTCCCATCACAGGAAACCTACAGCTCCACCACCTACGAAAGCACGAGCTGATCAGCCAGTGTGGGATCCTTTTCATGCTGTTGCACATTGGCCAAATCAGTATGGGTATCCTCCTGCCCCCAAGGTCCCCACAGCTGCTCCAACTACAGCTCCACCACCTACAAAAGCCCGAGCTGATCAGCCAGTGTGGAATCCATTTCAACAGGGTTATGTTGAATATTGGTCAAATCAGTATGGGTATCCCCTTTCCCATCCTAAGAGCCCAACACTTCCTCCTCAAACCACTACCTCAACTACACCTGCCAAGCCAAGCATTGATCAGCTGTGGTATCCTCATGACTATTCCTTGCCTGATTCTTGGCAGCCCTACTTTGGGGAAGCAGGGGCTACACCAAGTGCCACAGTTGCAGCTAGTACAACAGTTAAACCTCCCATAGTTGATCAGCCTATTTCATATGACTCTTCTTTGGGACATGTACCATATAATCCTTTATCTCCTGTTCAGTCACATAGCCCCCCAGTTCCTGACCAAGTTGGTGTTCATCAGAAATACCAAATGCCTTGGATGTTTTATCCTCATAGGTATTCTGGCTCTCAGCCAGTAGCCACTTCATCAGCAGGTTCTCAGAGCGTCCCCCTCTCTGAAACTGCACCAGAAATGAAAATCCCTCAACAGCAACCAGTGTACCTCACACAGTTGGGATCACCCTGTTTACCAAAGGCCTTCGGCACTAATGTTTAA
- the LOC136696102 gene encoding uncharacterized protein isoform X2, with translation MAIPCLGLGLCMTILLPLRSPQLLLQLQLHHLRKHELISQCGILFNMFMLDIGHNNMGILLPPRSPQLLLQLHHLRKHELISQCGIPFNMVILDIGHTAMGIPFPITGNLQLHHLPKHELISQCGILFMLLHIGHISMGILLPPRSPQLLLQLHHLRKHELISQCGIPFNMVILDIGHTAMGIPFPITGNLQLHHLRKQELISQCGILFMLLHIGHISMGILLPPRSPHLLLQLQLHHLRKHELISQCGIPFNMVGLDIGHTAMGIPFPITGNLQLHHLRKHELISQCGILFMLLHIGHISMGILLPPRSPQLLLQLHHLPKHELISQCGIPFNMVGLDIGHTAMGIPFPITGNLQLHHLRKHELISQCGILFMLLHIGQISMGILLPPRSPQLLQLQLHHLQKPELISQCGIHFNRVMLNIGQISMGIPFPILRAQHFLLKPLPQLHLPSQALISCGILMTIPCLILGSPTLGKQGLHQVPQLQLVQQLNLP, from the coding sequence ATGGCCATTCCATGCTTGGGCCTTGGCCTCTGTATGACCATCCTCCTGCCCCTAAGATCCCCACAGCTGCTCCTACAACTACAGCTCCACCACCTACGAAAGCACGAGCTGATCAGCCAGTGTGGAATCCTCTTCAACATGTTTATGCTGGACATTGGCCACAACAATATGGGTATCCTCCTGCCCCCAAGATCCCCACAGCTGCTCCTACAGCTCCACCACCTACGAAAGCACGAGCTGATCAGCCAGTGTGGAATCCCCTTCAACATGGTTATTCTGGACATTGGCCACACCGCTATGGGTATCCCTTTTCCCATCACAGGAAACCTACAGCTCCACCACCTACCAAAGCACGAGCTGATCAGCCAGTGTGGGATCCTCTTCATGCTGTTGCACATTGGCCACATCAGTATGGGTATCCTCCTGCCCCCAAGATCCCCACAGCTGCTCCTACAGCTCCACCACCTACGAAAGCACGAGCTGATCAGCCAGTGTGGAATCCCCTTCAACATGGTTATTCTGGACATTGGCCACACCGCTATGGGTATCCCCTTTCCCATCACAGGAAACCTACAGCTCCACCACCTACGAAAGCAAGAGCTGATCAGCCAGTGTGGGATCCTCTTCATGCTGTTGCACATTGGCCACATCAGTATGGGTATCCTCCTGCCCCCAAGATCCCCACACCTGCTCCTACAACTACAGCTCCACCACCTACGAAAGCACGAGCTGATCAGCCAGTGTGGAATCCCCTTCAACATGGTTGGTCTGGACATTGGCCACACCGCTATGGGTATCCCCTTTCCCATCACAGGAAACCTACAGCTCCACCACCTACGAAAGCACGAGCTGATCAGCCAGTGTGGGATCCTTTTCATGCTGTTGCACATTGGCCACATCAGTATGGGTATCCTCCTGCCCCCAAGATCCCCACAGCTGCTCCTACAGCTCCACCACCTACCAAAGCACGAGCTGATCAGCCAGTGTGGAATCCCCTTCAACATGGTTGGTCTGGACATTGGCCACACCGCTATGGGTATCCCCTTTCCCATCACAGGAAACCTACAGCTCCACCACCTACGAAAGCACGAGCTGATCAGCCAGTGTGGGATCCTTTTCATGCTGTTGCACATTGGCCAAATCAGTATGGGTATCCTCCTGCCCCCAAGGTCCCCACAGCTGCTCCAACTACAGCTCCACCACCTACAAAAGCCCGAGCTGATCAGCCAGTGTGGAATCCATTTCAACAGGGTTATGTTGAATATTGGTCAAATCAGTATGGGTATCCCCTTTCCCATCCTAAGAGCCCAACACTTCCTCCTCAAACCACTACCTCAACTACACCTGCCAAGCCAAGCATTGATCAGCTGTGGTATCCTCATGACTATTCCTTGCCTGATTCTTGGCAGCCCTACTTTGGGGAAGCAGGGGCTACACCAAGTGCCACAGTTGCAGCTAGTACAACAGTTAAACCTCCCATAG